In one window of Thalassophryne amazonica chromosome 9, fThaAma1.1, whole genome shotgun sequence DNA:
- the LOC117517682 gene encoding uncharacterized protein LOC117517682: MGRRVADLTTPVPVLGVPALVGVRSWKTTGEDRIGGAVIQTGGLQCSVSIQTSPGIRRAPAYLSVKLTDTLSASSDIYSITQSSSSYTASETENYETQVLVKRDKDIRTVLKNKTGETRRKKEVTFKALTDETSYSSIEKNSKTYCYARAIKTNPHCTGDAAVTRTRAKPVCRYTNGSVVDSDAIGGISIDNDENEPTEGAASRLKDRFKPQGDYAEQPRETLSLSDVQPFSVPRKICSLCGGRQSINTRAATFRQKNYINDACQGGKVPKTVFPSLSKATHFQRLHTEKCKDVEAITNTTKVTVKPPLQCLNKVDHSKQLHPLCAVHSISGHPKGSYATLSDTSATLHAKTITVTKATIETRQAESSLQSVEKESQVATVATTSDLHSNTYPECPKSPQNNTQNVDENASATSQSSISTTGPGLTNNNACNANTGLASSTTVPPKHAYAPQKTIPQTSPHRTSNYSTLTQKNPFLDSTHSSQTTSHHPLSSAPEPPHESQENVESNSESKCKSKHFPTKVTATQIGRFHPNCSEPGWQLLLDKASQNKTPTPIKHQECTAKVTANTTTNSPPTRNNTVCKVLPLTNSSANVIHPKSTGSCMFLSSTASPDATLHSKALQNEALHTSKPEHTQIKMYTSKGSSYCVVPELSPTELLQQSRAADNTVADVSYTLFNHNKQQRVIGYASSQATDSNSTNCSQLCTDNRCNLIKELTMLQSKEHENSNLLQFAHPQNYISLIKSNSSCLQGCINTKQQRLAHYQGHTETDHEGHGAICPTGKTAKGTNSNAELFTSRISDSHANDKLESRPDQQIHQSWSTTSDRAETKCEPTNAPLAPATGNIKPITETLGQQNWDSYTTCTGSALSFITQPSFVSAAELSAHTTTKQSVTLQSESCFHCNKVQAIIRPDLKFRPDSPQPSLEDTRLAHSHLQDAALLLPPSPQCYKSAALQQRLEAVEANLAANKDRITTLLNIIHDLETSHTPTRGRQSSKTGQDLKNCSKCQRTACIVYSVEYDFRQQERRFLEVLNHPGAETSAFAKSHTLNFCLLRNVFVKNLTMSKAKRKKLCKTFSRWLLKKSQQM; this comes from the exons ATGGGGAGGCGAGTTGCTGACCTGACCACTCCAGTTCCAGTTTTAGGTGTCCCTGCCCTGGTTGGAGTGCGCAGTTGGAAGACAACAGGAGAGGACAGAATCGGAGGAGCCGTAATTCAGACTGGGGGGCTTCAGTGCAGCGTCAGTATCCAGACATCCCCTGGGATAAGGAGAGCACCTGCATATCTCAGTGTAAAGCTAACAGATACACTCTCTGCATCGTCAGATATTTACAGCATCACTCAATCGTCTAGTAGTTACACTGCATCAGAAACAGAGAACTATGAAACACAAGTGTTAGTAAAGCGTGACAAGGACATAAGGactgttttaaaaaacaaaactggagaaactagaagaaaaaaagaagtgaCGTTTAAAGCGCTTACAGATGAGACCTCTTATTCATCCATTGAGAAAAACAGCAAGACGTACTGCTATGCCAGGGCAATCAAAACAAACCCACACTGTACAGGGGATGCAGCTGTCACCAGGACTAGAGCAAAGCCCGTTTGCCGTTACACAAATGGCAGTGTTGTTGATTCTGATGCAATCGGTGGCATTAGCATTGATAACGATGAAAACGAGcccactgaaggagctgcttctCGTTTAAAGGATCGGTTCAAACCGCAAGGTGATTATGCAGAACAACCCAGGGAGACACTGTCGTTATCTGATGTCCAACCTTTCAGTGTGCCGCGAAAAATATGCAGCCTCTGTGGTGGAAGACAATCTATAAATACCAGAGCTGCCACATTCAGGCAGAAGAATTACATCAATGACGCCTGCCAAGGAGGCAAAGTGCCAAAAACAGTTTTCCCCTCACTGTCAAAGGCGACACATTTCCAGAGGTTGCACACTGAGAAATGCAAAGACGTTGAGGCCATTacaaacacaacaaaagttaCGGTCAAACCACCACTGCAATGTCTTAATAAAGTGGATCACAGCAAACAACTGCACCCTTTATGTGCTGTGCATTCTATCAGCGGACACCCTAAGGGCAGTTACGCTACACTCTCCGATACATCGGCCACTCTCCATGCAAAAACAATCACCGTTACAAAAGCAACTATTGAAACAAGACAAGCTGAATCAAGTTTGCAATCTGTTGAAAAAGAGTCACAGGTGGCCACAGTTGCAACAACAAGCGACTTGCATTCAAACACTTATCCTGAGTGTCCAAAAAGTCCACAGAACAACACCCAAAATGTAGATGAAAATGCATCAGCCACTTCTCAATCAAGTATCTCAACCACAGGTCCTGGACTAACCAATAACAATGCATGCAATGCAAACACAGGACTTGCCTCAAGTACAACTGTACCTCCTAAACATGCTTATGCTCCACAGAAAACAATACCCCAAACTAGCCCACACAGGACATCGAATTACTCCACCCTCACACAAAAAAATCCATTTTTAGACTCCACTCACAGCTCGCAAACAACTTCACACCATCCCCTGAGTTCTGCACCTGAACCACCCCATGAATCACAAGAAAACGTAGAATCAAATAGTGAGAGCAAATGCAAATCCAAACATTTCCCCACTAAAGTCACAGCAACACAAATCGGCCGATTTCACCCAAACTGCTCAGAGCCTGGATGGCAGCTTCTACTTGACAAAGCTTCTCAAAACAAAACGCCAACTCCAATTAAACACCAAGAATGCACAGCAAAAGTGACAGCAAACACGACCACAAACTCCCCTCCGACAAGGAACAACACTGTATGCAAAGTACTACCCCTTACCAACAGTTCAGCCAATGTGATACATCCAAAATCAACTGGAAGCTGCATGTTTCTATCAAGTACAGCTTCACCAGATGCAACACTGCACAGCAAAGCACTTCAAAATGAAGCACTACATACAAGTAAGCCCGaacacacacaaatcaaaatGTACACCAGTAAGGGATCCAGTTATTGTGTTGTTCCTGAGCTGTCACCAACCGAGCTGCTGCAACAGAGCCGAGCCGCTGACAACACAGTCGCCGATGTTTCCTACACATTGTTCAACCACAACAAACAACAGCGTGTTATCGGTTATGCTAGCTCTCAAGCTACAGACAGTAATTCAACCAATTGTTCACAATTATGTACTGATAATCGCTGCAATCTAATCAAAGAATTAACCATGCTGCAGTCAAAAGAGCatgaaaattcaaatttattacagTTCGCTCATCCTCAGAATTACATTTCTCTAATTAAGTCAAACAGCTCTTGTCTGCAGGGTTGCataaatacaaaacaacaaaGGCTGGCACATTATCAAGGACATACAGAAACAGACCACGAGGGACACGGTGCGATATgcccaacaggaaaaacagccaAAGGGACAAATTCAAATGCAGAACTTTTCACCTCCAGGATATCAGATAGCCATGCAAATGATAAGCTTGAATCCAGACCTGATCAACAGATACATCAGAGTTGGTCAACAACGTCTGACAGAGCAGAAACCAAATGTGAGCCCACGAATGCTCCATTGGCACCCGCAACGGGAAATATCAAACCCATCACTGAGACTCTAGGCCAACAAAACTGGGACTCTTATACAACATGCACAGGTTCAGCGCTTTCCTTCATTACACAACCTTCATTTGTCAGTGCAGCAGAACTCAGCGCCCACACGACTACAAAGCAGTCAGTAACATTGCAGTCGGAATCCTGCTTCCATTGTAATAAGGTGCAAGCAATCATCCGGCCGGATTTGAAGTTCAGGCCTGATTCCCCTCAGCCGTCCCTGGAGGACACACGCCTGGCTCACTCCCACCTGCAGGATGCTGCCCTGCTGCTGCCTCCTTCCCCACAGTGCTATAAATCAGCAGCTCTGCAGCAGAGGCTGGAGGCTGTGGAGGCCAACCTGGCAGCCAACAAGGACCGGATCACTACGCTACTCAACATTATCCATGACCTGGAGACAAGCCACACGCCCACCAGAGG tcggcaaagctccaaaactggaCAGGACCTTAAAAACTGCTCAAAGTGCCAAAGGACTGCTTGTATTGTCTACAG TGTGGAGTATGATTTCAGGCAACAAGAACGACGCTTCTTAGAGGTTCTGAATCATCCAGGAGCTGAAACTAGTGCCTTTGCCAAAAGCCACACCCTAAACTTCTGCCTGCTCCGAAATGTCTTTGTTAAGAATTTGACAATGTCAAAAGCCAAAAGAAAAAAGCTCTGCAAGACTTTTTCCAGATGGCTGCTGAAGAAAAGCCAGCAGATGTAG